One part of the Humulus lupulus chromosome 9, drHumLupu1.1, whole genome shotgun sequence genome encodes these proteins:
- the LOC133801418 gene encoding transcription initiation factor TFIID subunit 8 — MKPKPKPKSKPSKESQTPAIESESTPPDFSFAIAKIAVAQICNAAGFKSTRLSALDTLTHVATKYIEAIAKSSASFAAASNRSQSNIFDITNALHDLESLRGFSGASNVYRTDCCLLISALLAELSHFVDSNVETPFAKPIPRLRFFDTNRKENPNTNPNQSPNPLRAPHVPNWLPQLPDLAKCDAVSSSHQRNGEELWENCTDGSGMDGVLIENGDLGVTKSELKLGMKRERVRFKIEDNRKKHEVLKGGKRVCWDTNTNTSSFNKDYTSIVGNQLNDDDIR; from the coding sequence AtgaaaccaaaaccaaaacccaAATCCAAACCCTCAAAAGAATCTCAAACACCAGCGATTGAATCAGAATCAACACCACCTGACTTCTCATTCGCCATCGCCAAAATTGCAGTGGCGCAGATATGCAACGCAGCGGGCTTCAAATCCACTCGGCTCTCCGCCCTTGATACCCTAACTCACGTCGCCACCAAGTACATCGAAGCCATAGCCAAGTCCTCCGCCTCCTTCGCCGCCGCCTCAAACCGCTCCCAATCCAACATTTTCGACATCACCAACGCCCTCCATGACCTGGAATCCCTCCGTGGCTTCTCAGGCGCCTCCAATGTCTACCGAACCGATTGCTGCCTCTTGATCTCGGCCCTTCTTGCCGAGCTTTCACACTTCGTCGATTCCAACGTTGAAACCCCGTTCGCAAAGCCCATACCGCGTCTGCGATTCTTCGATACCAATAGGAAAGAGAACCCGAATACTAATCCGAATCAGTCTCCGAATCCACTCCGAGCTCCGCATGTTCCGAATTGGCTGCCGCAGCTTCCCGATTTGGCCAAATGCGACGCCGTTTCGAGCAGTCATCAGAGGAATGGGGAGGAACTGTGGGAGAATTGTACGGATGGGAGCGGAATGGATGGGGTTTTGATCGAAAATGGGGATTTGGGAGTGACGAAATCGGAGTTGAAATTGGGAATGAAAAGAGAAAGAGTGAGGTTTAAGATTGAAGACAACAGGAAGAAACATGAGGTTTTGAAAGGAGGGAAAAGGGTGTGTTGGGATACTAATACAAATACAAGTAGTTTCAATAAAGATTATACTAGTATTGTAGGAAATCAACTCAATGATGATGATATTAGATAG
- the LOC133802114 gene encoding vesicle-associated membrane protein 721-like yields MGQKSLIYAFVSRGTVILSEYTEFSGNFNSIAFQCLQKLPAANNKFTYNCDGHTFNYLVDNGYTYCVVADESVGRQVPLAFLERIKDDFVSKYGGGKAATAPASSLNKEFGPKLKEHMQYCVDHPDEINKLAKVKAQVSEVKGVMMENIEKVLDRGEKIELLVDKTENLHQQAQDFRTAGTKIRRRMWLQNMKIKLIVLGILIALILIIVLSVCHGFNCGK; encoded by the exons atGGGCCAGAAGTCCCTGATCTACGCATTTGTGTCGAGGGGGACTGTTATTCTCTCCGAGTATACGGAATTCAGTGGCAATTTCAACTCCATAGCTTTCCAATGCCTCCAGAAGCTTCCTGCTGCGAACAATAAGTTCACTTACAACTGCGATGGCCACACCTTCAATTACCTCGTTGACAATGGCTACA CTTATTGTGTGGTTGCTGATGAATCTGTTGGAAGACAAGTACCTCTTGCTTTTCTTGAACGGATCAAGGATGATTTTGTGTCAAAATATGGTGGTGGCAAGGCAGCCACAGCACCTGCAAGCAGCCTTAACAAGGAATTTGG ACCAAAGTTGAAAGAACACATGCAGTACTGCGTGGATCATCCCGATGAGATAAACAAGCTTGCAAAGGTCAAGGCCCAGGTTTCGGAAGTTAAAGGTGTTATGATGGAGAATATTGAGAAG GTGCTGGATAGAGGAGAAAAGATAGAACTTCTTGTTGATAAGACTGAGAACCTTCATCAACAG GCACAAGATTTCCGGACTGCAGGGACTAAAATCCGACGGAGAATGTGGTTGCAGAACATGAAAATCAAACTGATTGTTTTGGGAATTCTGATTGCTTTGATCCTCATCATAGTCCTCTCTGTATGCCATGGTTTCAACTGTGGAAAGTGA
- the LOC133799714 gene encoding probable plastid-lipid-associated protein 9, chloroplastic, whose translation MERLSTKESLLLAIETKFTLSTKLTVEGPLRMREEYAGGVFETPKVIEETVPEQLKGALGQAANTIQRLPVPVRDAFTGGLRVPLSGTFQRLFMISYLDDEILCEFPRLDYVLFVKGSGPHVIDYGYVDGKPPKEVVVRGAQLKCDVKDMALVTLNMAWTSSNLI comes from the exons ATGGAGAGGCTATCCACTAAAGAATCCCTTCTTCTTGCT ATAGAAACAAAGTTTACTCTGTCAACAAAATTGACTGTTGAAGGACCACTTCGAATGAGAGAGGAATACGCAGGAGGGGTTTTTGAGACACCAAAGGTTATTGAAGAAACGGTGCCAGAACAGCTTAAAGGTGCACTTGGTCAGGCAGCAAACACAATACAGCGACTTCCTGTACCTGTTAGGGATGCTTTCACTGGTGGTCTGAGAGTTCCTTTGA GTGGAACTTTCCAGAGATTATTCATGATCTCATATCTTGATGATGAGATACTT TGTGAGTTTCCAAGGTTAGACTATGTTCTGTTTGTCAAGGGGTCAGGACCACATGTAATTGATTATGGTTATGTAGATGGCAAGCCTCCGAAGGAGGTAGTTGTTCGAGGTGCTCAG TTGAAATGTGATGTTAAAGATATGGCTTTGGTGACACTGAATATGGCATGGACCTCTTCAAACTTGATATGA